A window of the Actinobacillus genomosp. 1 genome harbors these coding sequences:
- the rluD gene encoding 23S rRNA pseudouridine(1911/1915/1917) synthase RluD, whose protein sequence is MTQQMTLTAEVTADLLGCRLDQALAQLFPDYSRSRIKVWIESDLVKVNGVVVNKAREKVFGGEQVEIQAEIEEEIRFEPQDIPLNIVYEDDDIIVINKPKDLVVHPGAGNPDGTVLNALLHYYPPIAEVPRAGIVHRLDKDTTGLMVVAKNIPAQTHLVTALQKRRITREYEAVASGVMTQGGKVDEPMARHPTKRTAMAVHPMGKPAVTHYRIMERFRNYTRLRLRLETGRTHQIRVHMAHIAHPLLGDQLYGGRPRPPKGASEEFLAVLRGFQRQALHATMLRLEHPITGELMEWHAPLPDDFVELIEALKADYQLYKDDLDY, encoded by the coding sequence ATGACTCAACAAATGACATTAACGGCGGAAGTAACCGCCGACTTATTAGGCTGTCGTCTTGACCAAGCCCTCGCTCAGCTTTTCCCCGACTATTCTCGTTCTAGAATAAAAGTTTGGATTGAGAGCGATTTAGTAAAAGTAAACGGCGTAGTGGTAAATAAAGCCCGTGAAAAAGTTTTCGGCGGCGAGCAAGTAGAAATCCAAGCGGAGATCGAAGAAGAAATCCGTTTCGAGCCGCAAGATATTCCGTTGAATATCGTATATGAAGATGATGATATTATCGTAATTAATAAACCGAAAGATTTAGTTGTTCATCCGGGTGCCGGCAATCCGGACGGTACGGTACTGAATGCACTATTACATTACTATCCGCCGATTGCTGAGGTGCCTCGTGCAGGTATCGTGCATCGTTTGGATAAAGACACAACCGGTTTAATGGTAGTGGCGAAAAACATTCCGGCACAAACCCATTTAGTAACCGCATTACAAAAACGCCGTATTACGCGTGAATACGAAGCGGTAGCAAGCGGGGTGATGACACAAGGCGGTAAAGTGGATGAGCCGATGGCACGCCATCCAACCAAACGTACCGCAATGGCAGTACACCCGATGGGTAAACCGGCGGTTACCCATTATCGTATTATGGAGCGTTTCCGTAACTATACTCGCCTACGTTTACGCTTGGAAACCGGTCGTACTCACCAAATTCGCGTACATATGGCGCATATTGCTCATCCGCTATTAGGCGATCAACTCTATGGCGGTCGCCCTCGTCCGCCGAAAGGGGCAAGTGAGGAATTTTTAGCTGTATTACGCGGTTTTCAACGCCAAGCATTACACGCAACTATGCTACGTTTAGAACATCCGATTACCGGCGAATTAATGGAATGGCACGCTCCGTTGCCGGACGATTTTGTTGAATTAATCGAAGCCTTAAAAGCCGATTATCAACTTTATAAAGACGATTTGGACTATTAA
- a CDS encoding YwiC-like family protein — protein sequence MLKDKPVISNQHGALVMAFVPFLYAGFKSGFSLLHLWFALSWLFLYLFSYPYLALFSKKTTARNKKWAIIYFTLSLCFALPVVIHKPGILQFLLIILPLGLVQTYYAKQKDERHLNNDIAGILTFGVIGVASGYLIGGGYDWAVLIHPTLFFIATTFYVKSMVRERRNPLFMELSLALHLLLAVIYWFLGYKGLYFAYLIGFIRAALIPSFGLNVKQIGMLEFITVFIFFICLMYSP from the coding sequence ATGCTAAAAGATAAACCGGTTATTTCAAATCAGCACGGTGCGTTAGTGATGGCATTTGTGCCGTTTTTGTATGCCGGATTTAAAAGTGGTTTTAGTTTACTTCATCTTTGGTTTGCCCTTTCTTGGTTATTTCTTTATCTCTTCTCATATCCTTATCTTGCATTATTTAGCAAAAAAACGACCGCTCGTAATAAAAAATGGGCAATCATTTATTTTACTTTAAGTCTATGTTTTGCTTTGCCGGTAGTGATACATAAACCGGGTATTTTGCAATTTTTGTTGATTATTTTACCGCTTGGCTTGGTACAAACTTATTATGCAAAGCAAAAAGACGAACGTCATTTAAATAACGATATTGCCGGTATTCTAACCTTTGGTGTGATTGGTGTGGCAAGCGGTTATTTAATCGGTGGGGGATATGATTGGGCGGTTTTAATTCACCCGACATTGTTTTTCATTGCTACAACTTTTTATGTAAAAAGTATGGTGCGAGAGAGAAGAAATCCGTTATTTATGGAGTTAAGCCTTGCTTTACATTTATTGTTAGCGGTGATTTATTGGTTTTTAGGTTATAAAGGACTGTATTTTGCCTATTTAATCGGATTTATACGTGCTGCGCTGATACCAAGTTTCGGCTTAAACGTGAAGCAAATCGGTATGTTAGAATTTATTACCGTTTTTATTTTCTTTATCTGTTTGATGTACTCGCCATAA
- the pfkA gene encoding 6-phosphofructokinase: MAKQIKKIAVLTSGGDAPGMNAAIRGVVRAALNEGLEVCGVQDGYYGLYTDRVIPLDRRSVSETINRGGTFLGSARFPQFKDPEVRKKSVETLKKYNIDALVVIGGDGSYMGAKLLTEEFGYPCIGIPGTIDNDIVGTDYTIGYQTALETAVEAIDRLRDTSTSHQRISIVEIMGRHCGDLTISAALASGCEYIIVPEKGLDKESLMRNIEDGFSKGKRHAIIAITELMTDVQALAKEIEDRFGHETRATVLGHIQRGGAPCPFDRILASRMGVYAVDLLLQGYGGRCVGIKNENLVHHDIIDAINNMRRPFKEELFEAARKLF; encoded by the coding sequence ATGGCTAAACAAATCAAAAAAATTGCCGTGCTAACCAGTGGAGGTGACGCACCGGGTATGAATGCTGCGATTCGCGGTGTGGTGCGTGCCGCATTAAACGAAGGCTTAGAAGTATGCGGTGTTCAAGACGGTTACTACGGATTATATACCGACCGAGTAATTCCGCTTGATAGACGTTCCGTGTCGGAAACCATCAATCGTGGCGGTACCTTCTTAGGTTCGGCGCGTTTCCCGCAATTTAAAGATCCTGAAGTGCGCAAAAAATCAGTAGAAACGCTTAAAAAATATAATATTGATGCGTTGGTTGTTATCGGCGGTGACGGTTCGTATATGGGGGCTAAACTTTTAACCGAAGAATTCGGTTATCCGTGTATCGGTATTCCGGGTACGATTGATAACGATATTGTAGGTACTGATTACACTATCGGTTATCAAACCGCATTAGAAACGGCAGTAGAAGCGATTGACCGTTTACGTGATACTTCGACTTCACATCAACGTATTTCTATCGTAGAAATTATGGGACGTCACTGTGGAGATTTAACCATTAGCGCGGCATTGGCAAGCGGTTGTGAATATATTATCGTGCCGGAAAAAGGTCTAGATAAAGAATCGTTAATGCGTAATATCGAAGACGGTTTCAGTAAAGGTAAACGTCACGCAATTATTGCAATTACCGAATTGATGACGGACGTTCAAGCTCTTGCAAAAGAAATTGAAGATCGTTTCGGCCATGAAACCCGTGCAACCGTGTTAGGCCATATTCAACGCGGCGGTGCGCCTTGTCCGTTCGACCGAATTTTAGCTTCTCGTATGGGCGTATATGCGGTAGATCTTTTATTACAAGGTTACGGCGGTCGTTGCGTTGGTATCAAAAATGAAAATTTGGTACACCATGATATTATTGATGCGATCAACAATATGCGTCGTCCGTTCAAAGAAGAACTGTTTGAAGCGGCTAGAAAATTATTTTAA
- a CDS encoding aminotransferase class V-fold PLP-dependent enzyme codes for MNMQQITEAFRSEFPFFKQQASWSYLDSAATTLKPQVLMDSTAEFYASAGSVHRSQYDLAQSQAYERARDLVTTRFNVESRHAVIWTSGTTHAINLVAYGLEHLLAAGDEIIISVAEHHANFIPWQQLAQRKQAKLIVLPLDANFQLNPTALQQAISDRTKIVALNLVSNVTGVRQLVEQLIPIIRQYSNAKILLDCAQAVCCEKVDVQKLDADFYAFSAHKMYGPTGVGVLTGKLQSLEQIRPLFFGGKMLEDISESTLSVAALPYRLEAGTPNIAGIIGFGKTLEWLEQWDFNALNRAVDNLADEAYKRLKNYKNIQIFSQPGCSTISFAFEGIHHADIAAIITESKIALRSGEHCAKPYLRYLQQRGTLRISLVHYTAPQELEKFFNALDLALEILLD; via the coding sequence ATGAATATGCAACAAATCACAGAAGCATTTAGATCCGAGTTTCCTTTTTTTAAGCAGCAAGCATCATGGAGCTATTTGGATTCGGCGGCGACCACCTTAAAGCCGCAAGTATTGATGGATAGTACCGCCGAATTTTATGCTTCGGCGGGATCAGTACACCGCAGCCAATATGATCTGGCACAGAGCCAAGCCTATGAGCGAGCAAGAGATTTGGTTACCACTCGTTTTAATGTGGAATCTCGTCATGCGGTCATCTGGACAAGCGGGACTACGCACGCAATTAATTTAGTGGCGTACGGTTTGGAACATTTACTGGCAGCCGGAGATGAAATCATTATTTCCGTAGCCGAACATCATGCGAATTTTATTCCTTGGCAACAATTAGCGCAGCGTAAGCAAGCCAAATTGATCGTATTGCCGTTGGATGCAAATTTTCAGCTAAATCCGACCGCTTTACAGCAAGCGATTTCTGACAGAACTAAAATCGTTGCGTTGAATCTAGTTTCCAACGTTACCGGTGTTCGCCAGCTGGTTGAACAACTCATTCCAATAATTCGCCAATATTCGAATGCAAAAATCTTATTGGATTGCGCCCAAGCGGTATGTTGCGAAAAGGTGGACGTACAAAAATTAGATGCGGATTTTTATGCTTTTTCGGCTCATAAAATGTATGGACCGACCGGCGTGGGCGTTTTAACCGGAAAATTGCAAAGTTTGGAGCAAATTCGACCGCTATTTTTCGGTGGTAAGATGTTAGAAGACATTTCGGAATCGACACTTTCTGTGGCGGCATTACCTTATCGGCTGGAAGCCGGTACACCGAATATTGCCGGTATCATTGGTTTCGGTAAAACGTTGGAATGGCTGGAACAATGGGATTTCAACGCATTGAATCGTGCGGTGGATAACTTGGCGGACGAGGCTTATAAGCGGTTAAAAAATTATAAAAATATTCAAATTTTTTCTCAGCCGGGCTGTTCTACGATAAGTTTTGCATTTGAGGGGATTCATCATGCCGATATTGCGGCGATTATAACCGAAAGTAAAATTGCATTACGTTCGGGAGAGCATTGTGCGAAGCCGTATTTACGTTATTTGCAACAAAGAGGTACGTTAAGAATTTCATTGGTGCATTATACTGCTCCGCAAGAATTGGAGAAATTCTTCAATGCGTTGGATTTAGCCTTGGAGATTTTGCTTGATTAG
- a CDS encoding thermonuclease family protein, whose translation MNVIYSLVLFIFLSLISPFLYAVSDNAISCKVVGISDGDTLTCLYQRKPLKVRLLHIDAPESAQPYGNKAKQALANLVFKKQVMLHSQGYDRYQRLLAVIYDERERNINLLLVQKGMAWAYRETLPIYERAMLKAKQEKQGLWQDKSPINPAQWRQVHQADKRSDSDWNWQKIWKKRPLDKPKTVDCHKVLHCRDFSDYQSAKRYFDQCGSKTMDGNHDGIPCNKLYREAVR comes from the coding sequence ATGAACGTTATTTATTCTTTAGTTTTATTCATCTTTTTGAGTTTAATTTCTCCATTTCTGTATGCCGTTTCTGACAATGCGATCAGTTGTAAAGTAGTGGGGATCAGTGATGGCGATACGCTGACCTGTTTATATCAACGTAAACCGCTTAAGGTGCGTTTGTTGCATATTGATGCACCGGAATCCGCACAACCGTACGGTAATAAAGCGAAACAGGCATTGGCAAATTTAGTCTTTAAGAAACAGGTTATGTTGCATAGCCAAGGTTATGATCGCTATCAACGTTTATTGGCGGTAATTTATGACGAGCGGGAACGCAATATCAATTTATTATTAGTGCAAAAGGGTATGGCGTGGGCATATCGTGAAACTTTGCCGATTTATGAGCGGGCAATGTTAAAAGCCAAGCAAGAAAAACAAGGATTATGGCAAGATAAATCGCCGATTAATCCTGCGCAATGGCGGCAAGTTCATCAGGCTGACAAGCGATCTGATTCCGATTGGAATTGGCAAAAGATTTGGAAAAAACGACCGCTTGACAAGCCCAAAACCGTAGATTGTCATAAAGTATTACATTGTCGTGATTTTAGTGATTACCAAAGTGCGAAACGTTATTTCGACCAATGCGGTTCTAAGACTATGGACGGTAATCACGATGGTATTCCTTGTAATAAATTATATCGAGAGGCAGTACGTTAA
- a CDS encoding alanine/glycine:cation symporter family protein: MSFDAILNQINSLIWGAPLLILLSGVGIYLTCALKGIQISQLPRAFVYMFKPEKGKGQSGDISAFAALSTALAATIGTGNIVGVATAIHSGGPGALFWMWLIALFGMATKYAEGLLAIKFRGRDKDGFVAGGPMYYIEMGMGKKWKWLAKAFAFFGVLVALLGIGTFPQVNGITHSLESTFDVPVVFSAIVLTLIVASIVLGGVKRISKIATIIVPFMAVAYVIASLSVLILNAEKVPDAIVLIVHAAFDPEAAVGGVFGFTVMQAIQLGVARGIFSNESGLGSAPIAAAAAQTKEPVRQGLISMTGTFLDTIIVCTMTGLVIVLTGAWTGEAEGAELTNLAFNQGLESSFGAVIVTVGLIFFAFTTILGWCYYGERCFVYLTNGKTQGIKFYRLLFILLIASAPFLQLNTIWTIADIVNGLMAFPNLIALIALRKVIIEETKSYFARLKNGELE; this comes from the coding sequence ATGTCATTTGACGCAATTCTTAATCAAATTAATAGCCTTATTTGGGGCGCACCACTTTTAATTTTACTTTCCGGCGTGGGTATTTATCTGACTTGTGCTTTGAAAGGTATTCAGATTTCGCAACTTCCGCGTGCTTTCGTCTATATGTTCAAACCGGAAAAAGGTAAAGGACAATCGGGCGATATTTCCGCTTTTGCCGCACTTTCTACTGCGCTTGCCGCAACTATCGGTACCGGTAATATTGTCGGTGTGGCGACTGCAATCCACTCGGGCGGGCCGGGTGCGTTATTTTGGATGTGGTTGATTGCCTTATTCGGTATGGCGACTAAATATGCGGAAGGCTTATTGGCAATCAAATTCCGTGGGCGTGATAAAGACGGCTTTGTTGCCGGCGGTCCGATGTACTATATCGAAATGGGTATGGGCAAAAAATGGAAATGGCTGGCGAAAGCATTCGCTTTCTTCGGCGTATTGGTTGCCTTATTAGGTATCGGTACTTTCCCGCAAGTAAACGGTATTACGCATTCGTTAGAATCGACTTTTGATGTACCGGTAGTATTTAGTGCTATCGTATTAACTTTAATTGTGGCTTCGATTGTTTTAGGCGGAGTGAAACGTATTTCTAAAATTGCAACGATCATCGTACCGTTTATGGCGGTCGCTTATGTAATTGCTTCACTCAGCGTATTAATTCTGAATGCAGAGAAAGTGCCGGATGCGATAGTATTGATTGTACATGCGGCTTTTGACCCGGAAGCAGCGGTCGGCGGCGTATTCGGTTTTACCGTGATGCAAGCGATTCAGTTAGGGGTGGCACGCGGTATTTTCTCGAACGAATCGGGTTTAGGTTCCGCACCGATTGCGGCGGCTGCGGCACAAACTAAAGAACCTGTACGCCAAGGTTTAATCTCGATGACCGGTACTTTCTTGGATACGATTATTGTTTGTACTATGACAGGTTTAGTGATTGTATTAACCGGTGCTTGGACAGGCGAAGCCGAAGGCGCGGAATTAACCAATCTTGCGTTTAACCAAGGCTTGGAAAGTTCATTTGGTGCGGTGATTGTCACGGTCGGACTGATTTTCTTCGCCTTTACCACTATTTTAGGCTGGTGCTATTACGGTGAACGTTGTTTTGTTTATTTAACCAACGGCAAAACGCAAGGAATTAAATTCTATCGTTTACTGTTTATTCTCTTAATTGCTTCCGCCCCGTTCTTACAACTAAATACAATCTGGACGATTGCGGATATTGTAAACGGTTTAATGGCGTTCCCGAATCTCATCGCTTTAATCGCATTGCGTAAAGTGATTATAGAAGAAACCAAAAGTTATTTTGCTCGTTTAAAAAACGGTGAACTCGAATAA
- a CDS encoding AI-2E family transporter, which translates to MEHRSSLTKVLVATASIIVILAGVKMAGEIIIPFLLSLFIAIICSPIIKFMTKRYIPLGLAISLLLGLIVLVFFFLAGMINGAIQEFTASIPQYKVLLTERLETVFALIKAYNLPISVTQEDVLNKFDPSVVMNFVSRLLLSFSGVVSNIFVLFLVVIFMLFESPMAKYKLALALSPDDDLSNEEYYLNQVLDGVIGYLGVKTVVSALTGISIWILLIVLDVQYAVLWATLAFLLNYIPNIGSFLAGIPIVLQALLLNGFSIGIGVLIGVVGINMLFGNVLEPKMMGKRLGLSTLVVFLSLLFWGWLLGTVGMLLSVPLTMALKIALESGRSTRRYAVLLGDIEEVPTRR; encoded by the coding sequence ATGGAACATAGATCTTCATTAACTAAAGTATTAGTCGCCACGGCGTCAATCATCGTGATTCTTGCCGGTGTAAAAATGGCGGGTGAAATTATTATTCCTTTCTTGTTGTCATTATTTATTGCGATTATTTGCTCGCCGATTATTAAGTTTATGACCAAGCGGTATATTCCGTTAGGACTGGCAATAAGTTTATTGCTCGGTTTAATCGTCTTAGTTTTCTTTTTCCTAGCCGGTATGATAAACGGTGCGATTCAGGAATTTACCGCTTCGATTCCGCAATATAAAGTGTTATTAACCGAGCGTTTAGAAACGGTTTTCGCTTTGATTAAAGCCTATAACTTACCGATCAGCGTTACTCAAGAAGATGTGCTGAATAAATTCGACCCAAGCGTGGTAATGAATTTTGTCAGCCGCTTGTTGCTTAGCTTTTCCGGTGTGGTATCTAATATTTTCGTGTTATTTTTAGTGGTGATTTTTATGTTGTTCGAATCACCGATGGCAAAATATAAGCTTGCCTTAGCGTTAAGTCCGGATGATGATTTATCGAATGAAGAATATTATTTGAATCAAGTGTTAGACGGGGTAATCGGTTATTTAGGCGTAAAAACGGTGGTAAGCGCACTAACCGGTATCTCGATTTGGATTTTACTGATTGTGCTGGACGTACAATATGCGGTGCTTTGGGCGACACTGGCGTTTTTACTCAATTATATTCCGAATATCGGCTCGTTTTTAGCCGGTATTCCGATCGTATTGCAAGCCTTATTATTAAACGGATTCTCAATCGGTATCGGCGTACTTATCGGTGTAGTCGGTATTAATATGTTGTTCGGTAACGTATTGGAACCGAAAATGATGGGTAAGCGTCTCGGTCTTTCGACTCTTGTCGTGTTCTTATCTTTATTGTTCTGGGGGTGGTTGTTAGGCACGGTCGGTATGTTACTGTCGGTACCGCTCACTATGGCGTTAAAAATCGCCTTGGAGTCGGGGCGTTCGACTCGTCGTTATGCGGTATTACTGGGCGATATAGAAGAAGTACCGACACGTCGTTAA
- a CDS encoding cytochrome b562, with amino-acid sequence MNKFKQTLAVAMLAFSSAALANGVMMEMFQMNKYMSAFTRAQTATEFQESAKQFLVQAEKAKNTMPASLGGDQERFKGYQAGMQEVIDEVKKAEELAKQDKLEEAKMAVSRLNGLKKKYHLEYK; translated from the coding sequence ATGAATAAATTTAAACAAACGTTAGCGGTGGCGATGCTTGCATTTTCATCGGCTGCATTAGCAAACGGCGTGATGATGGAAATGTTCCAAATGAACAAGTATATGAGTGCCTTTACTCGAGCTCAAACGGCTACGGAGTTTCAAGAATCGGCAAAACAATTCTTAGTACAAGCGGAAAAAGCTAAAAATACGATGCCGGCAAGTTTAGGCGGTGATCAAGAACGATTCAAAGGCTATCAAGCAGGTATGCAAGAAGTGATTGACGAAGTGAAGAAAGCGGAAGAACTGGCTAAACAAGATAAATTGGAAGAAGCCAAAATGGCGGTATCACGTTTAAACGGACTTAAGAAAAAATACCATTTAGAGTATAAATAA
- the yegQ gene encoding tRNA 5-hydroxyuridine modification protein YegQ, translating to MSELKYPKPELLSPAGTLKNMRYAFAYGADAVYAGQPRYSLRVRNNEFNHANLQIAIDEAHSLGKKFYVVVNIAPHNSKLKTFIKDLKVVVDMKPDALIMSDPGLIMLVRENFPEIDIHLSVQANAVNWATVKFWKQMGLTRVILSRELSLEEIEEIRQQVPDIELEIFVHGALCMAYSGRCLLSGYINKRDPNQGTCTNACRWEYKMEEGTTDEVGNIVPQSAVQRYEPEIEVKNIAPTLGEGSHTDKVFLYTEPNRPDEQMTAFEDEHGTYFMNSKDLRAVQHVERLTQMGVHSLKIEGRTKSFYYCARTAQVYRKAIDDAAAGKPFDESLMDTLESLAHRGYTEGFLRRHTHDEYQNYEYGYSISDRQQFVGEFTGKRNAEGMAEVAVKNKFLVGDSVEMMTPKGNIVFKIERMLNRKNEQVEAGLGDGHFVFLDVPADIDLDYALLMRNLSDTNTRNPHKA from the coding sequence ATGTCCGAATTAAAATACCCGAAACCCGAATTACTTTCGCCCGCCGGCACCTTAAAAAATATGCGTTACGCTTTTGCTTATGGTGCAGATGCCGTTTATGCAGGCCAACCGCGTTATAGCTTACGCGTACGTAACAATGAATTTAACCACGCCAATTTACAAATCGCGATTGATGAAGCGCATAGCTTAGGCAAAAAATTCTATGTGGTGGTAAATATTGCACCGCACAACTCAAAACTTAAAACCTTTATCAAAGATCTAAAAGTCGTGGTGGATATGAAACCGGATGCATTGATTATGTCCGATCCCGGTTTAATTATGTTAGTGCGTGAAAACTTCCCGGAGATTGATATTCACCTATCGGTACAGGCGAATGCGGTAAACTGGGCGACGGTAAAATTCTGGAAGCAAATGGGGCTTACCCGTGTCATTCTTTCACGTGAATTATCATTGGAAGAAATCGAAGAAATTCGCCAGCAAGTGCCGGATATCGAGCTTGAAATCTTCGTACACGGCGCACTTTGTATGGCATATTCAGGTCGTTGTCTATTGTCCGGTTATATCAATAAACGTGATCCGAATCAAGGTACTTGTACCAACGCTTGCCGTTGGGAATACAAAATGGAAGAAGGCACAACCGATGAAGTCGGTAATATCGTGCCGCAATCCGCCGTTCAACGTTACGAGCCGGAAATCGAAGTGAAAAATATCGCACCGACATTAGGCGAAGGTTCACATACCGATAAAGTATTCTTATACACCGAGCCAAACCGTCCGGACGAACAAATGACCGCATTTGAAGATGAGCACGGTACTTACTTTATGAACTCCAAAGACTTACGTGCAGTACAACACGTAGAAAGATTAACCCAAATGGGCGTTCATTCACTTAAAATTGAAGGACGTACTAAGTCGTTCTACTACTGCGCACGTACCGCTCAAGTTTACCGTAAAGCAATTGACGATGCAGCGGCAGGTAAACCGTTTGATGAATCACTAATGGATACCTTAGAGTCACTTGCACATCGTGGTTATACCGAGGGTTTCTTACGTCGTCATACTCACGATGAATACCAAAACTACGAATACGGCTACTCAATTTCGGACCGCCAACAATTTGTCGGTGAATTCACCGGCAAACGCAATGCAGAAGGTATGGCGGAAGTGGCGGTTAAAAATAAATTCTTGGTGGGCGATTCGGTAGAAATGATGACGCCGAAAGGTAACATCGTATTTAAAATCGAACGTATGCTAAACCGCAAAAATGAGCAAGTGGAAGCAGGCCTTGGTGACGGACATTTTGTCTTTTTAGACGTACCGGCGGATATTGATTTGGATTATGCATTATTAATGCGCAATTTAAGCGATACCAATACCCGTAATCCGCATAAAGCGTGA
- a CDS encoding O-antigen ligase family protein, with protein MLARIKSHNDQLYSILIGLFFILALPLKTSYSLIPILLAISGIALIIPHIKSRAFRLDKADKWLIASFFFYFILCVISFAVHKGKFSELDLPSRAVLVLPILAVLYKKQIQQLWILYAILIAGIVAGIVSIVQVFGFDLDKPFPKTMHIQAGDMAMSLAMFSFCALFYFHTQKQRLLMSICLIAGLLAMIASFLTTARGAWIGVPVALIAIFFLNRKNLSKWVVTSVLFITLAGGFFVRETIHQRYLEAKSDISAYVDRSNTSTSVGARFDMWKSSLLGIQEKPLFGRGLEGVKEMRKQHFEEGKISKFASSFGHAHNQYLHDTTTRGVFGLIALLAILFVPLSLFWRNLRQSPPDSLAHLWGVLGITHILLMMGYFLTQAFLSHNSGVMFYFVTTLIFLGLQKTAKTQPLVGTQ; from the coding sequence ATGTTAGCGCGAATTAAATCTCATAATGACCAACTTTATTCAATCTTAATCGGTCTGTTTTTTATTTTGGCTCTTCCTTTAAAAACCAGTTACAGCCTTATTCCGATTCTATTGGCTATTTCAGGCATTGCGTTAATCATACCCCATATTAAATCTCGTGCTTTCCGTTTAGATAAAGCGGATAAATGGCTGATTGCCTCGTTTTTCTTTTACTTTATTCTCTGCGTTATTTCATTCGCCGTACATAAAGGTAAGTTTAGCGAACTTGATCTGCCGAGCCGAGCCGTACTGGTTTTACCCATCTTAGCCGTGCTTTATAAAAAACAAATTCAACAATTATGGATCCTTTACGCTATTTTAATCGCCGGCATTGTGGCGGGAATAGTCAGCATCGTGCAAGTTTTCGGTTTTGATCTTGATAAACCTTTTCCAAAAACAATGCATATCCAAGCCGGAGATATGGCGATGTCTTTAGCAATGTTCTCATTTTGCGCATTATTTTATTTTCATACGCAAAAGCAACGTCTCTTGATGAGCATTTGTTTAATTGCTGGATTACTTGCAATGATTGCCAGTTTTCTGACAACCGCACGCGGTGCTTGGATCGGAGTTCCGGTTGCACTCATAGCCATTTTCTTTTTAAATCGCAAAAATTTGTCCAAATGGGTAGTAACTAGTGTACTTTTCATCACGCTGGCCGGCGGCTTTTTTGTCAGAGAGACGATTCATCAGCGTTATCTCGAAGCGAAAAGTGATATTTCCGCTTATGTAGATCGTTCAAATACCAGTACTTCCGTCGGCGCTCGTTTTGATATGTGGAAAAGCTCGCTACTTGGTATTCAGGAGAAACCGTTATTCGGTCGAGGATTGGAAGGCGTTAAGGAAATGCGTAAACAGCATTTTGAAGAAGGTAAAATTTCTAAATTCGCTTCTAGCTTTGGTCATGCTCATAATCAATATTTACACGATACAACAACCAGAGGAGTATTCGGATTAATCGCCTTACTTGCGATCTTATTTGTACCTTTGAGTTTATTTTGGCGAAACTTACGACAATCGCCCCCCGATTCTCTAGCTCATTTATGGGGCGTACTCGGTATCACACATATTTTATTGATGATGGGCTACTTTTTAACTCAAGCGTTTCTATCGCATAATTCCGGTGTGATGTTTTATTTTGTCACTACTCTTATTTTCTTAGGATTACAAAAAACCGCAAAAACTCAACCGCTTGTAGGAACTCAATAA